Within the Vibrio tasmaniensis genome, the region TGGTGGGTGTTCTGGCGTCGTGTTGCTGGTGGCCTGAATCAAGAGCAGCAAGAGACCATCTTGGCTGACATCGCTAAGTACCTTCATCCGGGGGCAATGAAAAACCCTAAGACAGCCAAAGATGCGCAAGACAATGGTTATGAAGCCATGGTTCGCTTAGCGGCGTCACTTGAGCAACTCGAAGTGGAAGACAAGGTTCTATTGGCGACTTGGTTCTTAAGCAAAGCGATTAACCATAATCAGTTTGAACAGGCTCACTGGTGGGCTCTGGGTCGCTTAGCGTCTCGTACACCGTTATACGGAAGCCAACACAGCGTCATTCCAAGAGAGCAAGCAGAACAGTGGTTACCAAAGCTGCTTGACCAGAATTGGCAGAAAGAGCAGATGATTGCCTTCGCGGCTGTGATGATTTGTCGTAAGACGGGCGACCGACAGTTCGATATCTCTGATGACTACCGTGCTCAAGTTCTTGAAAAATTAAAGCAAAGCAAGGTACCTGATTCATGGCTAACACTAGTGAGTGAAGTTACCGAGCTTTCTGAGAGCGAGTCTAAGCGCGTGTTTGGCGATGCATTACCAAGCGGGTTAAGCCTGATTAATAACTAGTTTCTGGATTCATTAGATTGGAGCACTAACTAGTAAAGAAAAAGCCACTTTCGATTCGTTGAAAGTGGCTTTTTTACTGGTGGCTTAAGGCTGGTATGTTTAGTCGACTTATCGCTTCTTGGTTAAGAGCCTTAGCCGTATTGCAGTTCATCATTGTTAATGTTTCGTTCCTGTTGGGTTGATAGGAAAATCCGTATTTTCATAAATATCAGATAGCTTTTTCGGTTTCTTCTCTTTAGCTCCCTTGTTCGATTGATTATGAGTTTCGCTTAAAAGCCACGCCTCATGCATTTTTGCTGAATCCAAAAACTCTGGATCCTCCATTGCTTCCTTGCGAAGTTTATTTACACGTTCGAGAGTATCCCAAATCATAATACTTCACCTCCACTAAGGCAGTAATATAAAGATAGCTCATACCCATAAAACTTCAACTAACCCAATGAGATAGCGATCTCACTTTCGAAAAATACCAGGTCTGGGCTAGTGGAAACCCGCATCAGGAAACAACTTCACGTGGTGTGTGTTTCACACCGATCTTCGACGATCTTTAAGTACAAAAAAAGCGAGCTCAATGCTCGCTTTTTGTCTATCTATCTGTTGATCGGATCGCCAACACTGGCTCGATTAAATCACACAGAACTTAAGCACGGTTACCGATTTTCACCGTCCCATTTGTCGCAAACCAAAGTGCTTCTGAACGACGGCGACCTAGTAAGATAGGGCCATCATCGTAGAACAAAAAGTTTTTCCAGTGTTTCTTAAAAACTGACCACTTAGTTTCTAGAATGTTATATTTTTCATAACAAAAATAAACAGTTACGTCATCTTGCCAATCAATGAAGTTAAGGATTTCTTCTGGCATTTCAGGCTCATCGGCTTCCCAATGTGCCATCCAGCTGATCTCCTCATTCCAGTTAGATGCTTTGCTTGGCCAGTCTTGCGAACTGAGTCTTTCTGCATCTGGGCTTTGAGGGCTCACGTTCTCTTTCCAAAACTGTGATGCTCTCGCCTGTGTCATTGGCTTAATCTTTTCCAAATCCTCAGCCGGCAGTGGCATTGACTGATGAGTGAAAATCCATTTTCTTTGGTATTCGTCCAAAGTTGTATATGACATCAAATTTCCTCAAATATCTTCTCAGGCTTATGGATTTACCATGCCTATATGTTCTTTCGATGCAGCGATGACTTCATTTTGTTTATGTTCTCCGCTGGATCTAAATTCATTTTTTCACGCTCATAGCGAGCGTTTATCTTGCCAGTTTGGGTTTACCAGTGCCGTTAACACGTGATCTTCCCATTTACCGTTAATCTGTAGGTAATCTTTGGCAAAGCCTTCTTGAACAAAACTAAGATGCTCTAATACACCCGCACTACGTTCGTTGTGAGGCATGTAGCCCGCCATTAAGCGGTGCATGTTCTGCACATCAAACATGTAGTCTTTTGCCATGCTCAAGCCTCTTCGCATGTAACCATGACCCTGTGCGCTTTCACTTAAAGAGTAACCTAC harbors:
- a CDS encoding DUF2947 domain-containing protein produces the protein MSYTTLDEYQRKWIFTHQSMPLPAEDLEKIKPMTQARASQFWKENVSPQSPDAERLSSQDWPSKASNWNEEISWMAHWEADEPEMPEEILNFIDWQDDVTVYFCYEKYNILETKWSVFKKHWKNFLFYDDGPILLGRRRSEALWFATNGTVKIGNRA